In Kryptolebias marmoratus isolate JLee-2015 linkage group LG11, ASM164957v2, whole genome shotgun sequence, the following proteins share a genomic window:
- the edc4 gene encoding enhancer of mRNA-decapping protein 4 yields the protein MASNSNIDIEGATQHLRDILKLDRPGSSADSQPSDGQRKLSFNGELNGLLGAGLLGSADRSAMSESTRPISTDISILQESQRICLTGDDGTTCIPITSNNVEIVASQDSSISSKARGSNKVKIQPVAKYDWEHKYYYGRLIAVCNSFLAYAIKGANNHAMIRVLSLDFNERTLLKGFTGAVTDLAFAHLDSSLLGCVDEAGNLMVWQLTFTGNKILDQIVVHIQRPENTPLNSHRRLVWCPFILDDNEENQDDASQTLALLHEDRAEVWDLEVLRANNSSWPVDATELKEGLITIKGHTKRVSEGALSPDGTVLATASHDGYIKFWQIYIEGGQDKPRCLHELRPHGRRPLSCLLFCDNHKRQDPEVPFWRFLITGADQNQELKMWCTVSWTCLQTIRFSPDPLTSSVLPSLKASLDLSAEYLILTDVQRKVLYVMELRQDLEKGKASFTAVSEFLLTHPVLSFGVRDVTLSRLRHTEVLPAEEESESLSAEGAQGPAESKSGIQIQLYCVHTKSLQDVQIWFQPNLGSNSGGFLHRSDSQDGLAAFSDHLTDQSSDKESGSGSQTDLRKIPPLPAPSDFLSNVATGGGAMPKLMTPDAFMTPSTSVPASPGSSASSLTIVTAISSNSDSTNRAMDDVSQSPIRGDNNSSSLGHSASSSSPRAASAVLLPGLESLPSLGSPTGPLALDSPQILDSPLLPPLASPTRARSPDVISSASTALSQDMPEIASQTLQLQRGHVSGLETLPLSALQTDSMASAASALHLLTSPRSAGSNSLVPLELGGADVPVSGAAEAEPRLSNQPSLLENALSQENPGAAGGSSDGNISHTPWPAAPDITRETRNSLRDNGLGDCSREESQERHLSSPYHRRSYHLPQSDSQDAAAEQSDPDDEISSLASSSGNCGSRSSHRIPVKDWKSSPRGSPKLKRKVKKDDGEFSQSRHMDPGQFNAEAQDELLMLLRTQQRELTELSALVETMPGTIMAQVEHLLLKHQEQEHRRLDRVLAESQNHQQRLQEQLGQQLGHALSSALTNRMDKVLRDELKKTVPQTISKSLEPVTGQLNNTIAAKLTAVEVTLKDNISKVVKSKNLTDAIGRAAAEAIQGPIQAAYKDAFQSTVLPVFERGCQTMFQQINDSFKQGTHEYIQQLDTHMKNRKQREQDARDPMIGQLQQMIDSFQSSTDQLASSITATVRAEVQHQMQMMVGNLQESILSHVQRIVKGEVSLAMKEQQAVVTSSIMQAMRSAAGTPVPTAHLDYQTQQANILQFLQQGQLNQAFQQALSATDLNLVLYVCETIDSQQVFGQSPCPLSQPVLLSLIQQLSSNLSTRSELKISYLEDAVMNLDHSDPLTRDHMSSVLTQIRPKLIAFLQQEPHSPLSKRARRLLMMLQGLVSH from the exons ATGGCGTCGAATTCTAATATAGATATCGAGGGGGCCACCCAGCATCTCCGGGACATCCTGAAGCTCGACCGACCGGGGAGCAGCGCCG ACTCTCAGCCAAGTGACGGTCAGAGAAAACTCTCCTTCAATGGGGAGCTGAACGGTTTGCTGGGAGCGGGGCTGTTAGGAAGCGCCGATCGGTCAGCCATGTCGGAATCTACCAGACCCATCTCCACGGACATCAGCATCCTTCAGGAGAGCCAGAGGAT CTGCCTTACTGGTGACGATGGGACCACCTGCATCCCCATCACCTCCAACAACGTGGAGATTGTGGCGAGTCAGGACTCCAGCATCAGCAGCAAGGCACGAGGGAGCAACAAG GTTAAGATTCAGCCTGTTGCCAAGTACGACTGGGAACACAAGTATTATTACGGCCGACTGATCGCCGTGTGCAACTCCTTCCTGGCTTACGCCATCAAAG GAGCCAACAACCACGCCATGATTCGTGTTCTGAGTTTGGATTTTAACGAGCGCACCCTGCTGAAGGGGTTCACGGGGGCCGTCACGGACCTGGCTTTCGCCCACCTCGACTCGTCTCTGCTGGGTTGCGTTGACGAGGCGGGAAACCTGATGGTTTGGCAGCTCACTTTCACTGGCAACAAAATCCT AGATCAGATCGTGGTGCACATCCAGCGCCCGGAGAACACGCCGCTGAACTCCCACCGCCGCCTCGTGTGGTGCCCGTTCATCCTGGACGACAACGAGGAGAACCAGGACGACGCCAGCCAGACTTTGGCCCTCCTGCATGAAGACAGG GCAGAGGTTTGGGATCTGGAGGTGTTGAGGGCCAACAACAGCAGCTGGCCTGTCGACGCCACTGAGCTGAAAGAAGGTCTCATCACCATCAAGGGCCACACCAAG AGAGTCAGCGAAGGAGCTTTGTCTCCTGATGGAACTGTGTTGGCCACAGCCAGCCATGATGGATACATCAAGTTCTGGCAGATCTACATAGAAGGAGGACAGGACAAGCCCAG ATGTCTTCACGAGCTGCGGCCGCACGGAAGACGTCCCCTCTCCTGTCTCCTGTTCTGTGACAACCACAAGAGGCAGGATCCAGA GGTTCCTTTCTGGAGGTTTCTGATAACCGGAgcggaccagaaccaggagctGAAGATGTGGTGCACCGTTTCCTGGACCTGCTTACAGACCATCAG GTTCTCTCCAGATCCGCTGACCTCATCGGTTCTGCCGAGTCTGAAGGCCAGTTTGGATCTTTCTGCTGAATATCTGATTCTCACAGACGTGCAGAGAAAG GTCCTGTACGTGATGGAGCTGCGGCAGGACCTGGAGAAGGGAAAAGCCAGTTTCACGGCGGTGTCGGAGTTCCTGCTCACCCACCCTGTGCTCAGCTTCGGGGTGCGGGACGTCACCCTCAGCCGCCTGCGGCACACCGAGGTCCTCCCCGCAGAGGAAGAAAGCGAGAGCCTGTCCGCAG AGGGCGCCCAAGGACCCGCAGAGTCCAAATCTGGGATCCAGATTCAGCTCTACTGTGTTCACACCAA GAGTTTGCAGGACGTTCAGATCTGGTTTCAGCCCAACTTGGGATCCAACTCAGGAGGATTTCTTCATCGCTCCGATTCCCAGGATGGTTTGG CAGCGTTTTCAGATCATCTCACCGACCAGAGCTCCGACAAGGAATCTGGAAGTGGCTCGCAGACGGACCTCAGAAAAATCCCGCCGCTTCCCGCTCCCTCCGACTTCCTGTCAAACGTGGCGACCGGCGGCGGCGCGATGCCCAAACTGATGACTCCAGATGCCTTCATGACGCCGAGCACTTCG GTCCCGGCGTCTCCCGGTAGCAGCGCCAGCAGCCTGACCATCGTGACCGCCATCAGCAGCAACTCGGACTCTACTAACAG AGCGATGGACGACGTGAGTCAGAGTCCCATCAGAGGagacaacaacagcagcagcttgggACACTCGGCCTCCAGCAGCAGCCCGAGAGCTGCTTCTGCCGTGCTGCTGCCCGGACTCGAGAGCCTGCCG TCGTTGGGGTCTCCTACTGGTCCTCTGGCTCTTGACAGTCCTCAGATCCTGGATTCTCCCCTCCTGCCGCCCCTGGCCTCTCCGACCAGAGCCCGCTCCCCGGATGTCATCTCCTCGGCCTCCACGGCTCTGTCCCAGGACATGCCGGAGATCGCCTCGCAGACCCTGCAGCTCCAGAGGGGACACGTGTCCGGTCTGGAGACCTTACCCCTCTCTGCCCTTCAGACGGACAGCATGGCGTCTGCAGCTTCTGCTCTGCACCTGCTGACCTCACCGCGCTCCGCCGGCAGCAACAG CTTGGTGCCCCTCGAACTGGGAGGCGCAGACGTGCCGGTGAGCGGGGCAGCAGAGGCAGAGCCCAGGCTCAGCAACCAGCCGTCTCTTCTGGAGAACGCCCTGTCGCAGGAGAACCCCGGGGCAGCCGGAGGCTCCTCGGACGGTAACATCAGCCACACGCCGTGGCCGGCCGCCCCGGACATCACCAGAGAAACCAGGAACAGTCTCAGGGACAACGGTCTGGGGGACTG ttcgAGGGAGGAGTCTCAGGAGAGACACCTGAGCTCACCGTACCACCGCCGCTCCTATCACCTCCCGCAAAGCGACAGTCAGGACGCTGCAGCCGAGCAGAG CGACCCTGATGACGAGATCTCCAGTCTGGCTTCGTCTTCTGGGAACTGTGGCTCCCGCTCCTCTCACAGAATACCCGTCAAAGACTGGAAGTCCTCGCCGCGAGGCTCGCCGAAGCTCAAGAGGAAGGTCAAGAAAGATGACGG tgaATTTTCTCAGTCCAGACACATGGATCCTGGACAG TTTAATGCAGAAGCTCAGGACGAGTTGCTGATGCTGCTGCGCACCCAGCAGAGGGAGCTAACCGAACTGTCGGCGCTGGTTGAGACCATGCCTGGTACCATCATGGCTCAGGTGGAGCATTTGCTGCTAAAACACCAGGAACAGGAGC ACCGCAGACTGGATCGAGTCCTGGCGGAGAGTCAGAACCATCAGCAGCGGCTTCAGGAGCAGCTCGGCCAGCAGCTCGGCCACGCCCTCAGCTCGGCGCTGACCAACAGGATGGACAAAGTGCTGCGAGACGAGCTGAAGAAAACCGTCCCGCAGA CGATTTCTAAAAGTCTGGAGCCGGTGACGGGCCAGCTGAACAACACGATAGCTGCTAAACTGACCGCCGTGGAGGTCACCCTGAAAGACAACATCAGCAAGGTGGTCAAATCCAAG aaCCTCACCGACGCCATCGGTCGAGCAGCAGCCGAAGCGATACAGGGACCCATCCAAGCAGCCTACAAAGACGCTTTCCAGAGCACCGTGCTGCCCGTGTTTGAAAGAGGCTGCCAGACCATGTTTCAGCAAATCAACGACAGCTTCAAACAAGGCACGCACGAAT ACATCCAGCAGCTCGATACTCACATGAAGAACCGGAAGCAGAGAGAGCAGGACGCCCGGGACCCCATGATCGGGCAGCTCCAGCAGATGATCGACAGCTTCCAGAGCTCCACCGATCAGCTGGCCAGCAGCATCACAGCCACCGTCCGGGCCGAGGTCCAGCACCAGATGCAGATGATGGTGGGAAA TCTGCAGGAGTCCATTCTCAGCCACGTGCAGCGGATCGTCAAAGGGGAGGTGAGCCTGGCCATGAAGGAGCAGCAGGCGGTGGTCACCTCCAGCATTATGCAGGCCATGAGGTCTGCGGCTGGAACCCCCGTCCCCACGGCGCACCTCGATTACCAGACGCAGCAGGCCAACATCCTGCAGTTCCTCCAGCAGGGCCAGCTCAACCAGGCCTTCCAGCAG GCTCTGTCGGCGACCGACCTGAACCTGGTGTTGTACGTGTGCGAGACCATCGACTCGCAGCAGGTGTTCGGTCAGAGCCCCTGCCCTCTCAGCCAGCCGGTGCTGCTCTCTCTCATCCAGCAGCTCTCCTCCAACCTCTCCACCCGCTCCGAGCTCAAAATCAG CTACCTGGAAGACGCCGTGATGAACCTGGACCACAGCGACCCCCTGACCAGAGACCACATGTCGTCGGTTCTGACCCAGATCCGACCGAAGCTGATCGCCTTCCTGCAGCAGGAGCCCCACAGTCCGCTCAGCAAGAGGGCGCGGCGCCTGCTGATGATGCTGCAGGGGCTGGTCAGCCATTAG